The Acidobacteriota bacterium sequence GGGTTGACACCCGGGGCCACCCTGAGCCGCTGCTACGCAGCTCTATAAGGATGGCCTGTAGTAAGCGTTTCCTTGCCTACCCACTCCAACCGCAGCTTCGCAGCTCTCCCTTAACCCATAACGCTGCAAGGGGAAAGGTGCTTTTCTTATTGGGATAGTGGCCCGGGAGTCAGCCCGGGCCACCTACAACTAATCACTATCCACTCTCCACTAACCACTGCCGTTCTACGCCCGGTTGCCGCCGTAGGCTCCTCCAATCAGGTCGCCCCGCTGGAACCGCGAGAGTGAGAAGCGGCTGATGTCTGCCGAGCGGGCCTCGCCGTCAACGATCTCCTCGGCCATCAGCTCGCCCACCCCCGGGGCGATCTTGAATCCGTGGCCGCTGAAACCTGCGCACATGTAAAAACCCTCGACCCCCTCCACCCTCCCCAAGATTGGATTCCAGTCGGGTGTGACGTCGTAGAGGCCGGTATAGGCTTCAATCGCCAGCGCCCCGTCGAAGGAAGGAAAACGCTGCAGGAACCGGTCGTGGGTCTCCCGGACGAAGTCGGCATCGGCCGAGCGCTCGTAGCCGTCGGGGTCCACCTGCTGGTACTCCTTGGGAAATCCGCGGCCAACCAAGGTTCGCGAGGATCCGTGGGGACGGTAGTAAATGGCCTTGGCCATGTCCGAGAACACCAATCGGGGAGGGCCTCCCACCTCGGAGGTCTCCATCAGGATCTCCTCCTCCCGGGTCACCTGGATGGGCGCCTGCACCCCGGCCCAGGCGGCCACTCTATCGGCCCAGGGGCCAGCGGCGTTGACCACCACCTCGGTCGAGATCTCCCCCTGCGCGGTGCGCACGCCGGCGATCTTCCGGCTCTCCACCCTCAACCCCTCCACGGGCGTCAGGGGCAGCAGTTGCCCGCCCCGATCCCGGAAGCGCCCGGCATAGGCGGCGGTGGTGGCATGGGGGTCGGCGTAGCCCGCCCCCGGCTCCCAGGCGATCCGGTGCACGTCGCTCAGGTCGATTCGGGGCTCCATCTCCAGCAACTGCCTCTTGTCGATCTCGCGGGTGTCGATGCCCATGCTCCTCTGCATCTCCAGGTTGCGGCTGAAGCCCTCCGAAACGTATTCGGGAACCAGGAAGGCCCAGCCGCAATTCACGAACCCCGGGCTCCCACCGATCTCATCGTCGAAACTGTGGAAGATCTCCACCGACCGCTTCACCAGGCGCACCAGGTCCGGGTGGGAATAGTGCTGCCGGATGATGGCGGCCGAACGGCCCGTCCCTCCCGAGGCGATCAGCCCCTTCTCCAGCAGGACCACCTTGCGCAGTCCGGCTTTGACCAGGTTGTAGGCCGTGCTGGCGCCGTTGACTCCGGCCCCGATCACCACCGCGTCGGCTGTCCGGTGCATCTTGCCTCCTTGCCCTTGTCCTCTCTTCGCCGCCTTGCAGACCTACAGTGTCCGACTTTCGGCCTGACGGGCCAGGTCCCGGTAGCCGGCGGCCCGCTGCCGGACGTCATCGGCCAGCAGCAGGTCCCGGATGACGGCCACCGAGTCCACTCCCGACTCGAACAGCGGCCGAACGTTCTCCAGGGTGATTCCGCCGATGGCCACCAGCGGCTTGGCGACTTGCTCCCGGATGGCTCGGAGCTCCTGCCTGTCAACTACCGGATCGGGATTTTCCTTGGTCCGGGTGGGAAAGACCGGCCCGATGGCAACGTAATCCACCGGAATTTCCTGGGCCTGGCGGGCCTGGTCCAGCCCATGGGTAGAGAGACCGATGATGGCCTGCTCGCCCAGAATCCTGCGGGCCTCGGCGGCAGGCAGGTCCTCCTGGCCCACATGGACCCCGTCGGCCCCGCTGACCAAGGCCAGGTCCGTGCGGTCGTTGACGATGACCTTCAACCCGAGAGGGCGCGCCAGGGACACCAGCCGGCGGCACTCCCGGAACAGATCCCCGGAAGAAAGGTGCTTGCCCCTTAGTTGGACCCACCGCACCCCGGCGCCGGCCAGCCCGTCCAGGACCGGTTCCAGCGGCCGCTGCAGCACCGCCAGGTCGATGATGGGATAGAGCGGGAAGAGCTTGGTGCCTTGGGACGGCATGGGCCTGGAAGGAACGCCTCCTCCGTACCGGCACGGACGCCGGAAACCGGCTCCCCTAGCGCCGGGCGCGGGTCAGGCGTAGCGCTCCATGAACCCGGTATCCAGGCGGCCGGCCAGGAAATCGGGTTCCTTCATGATCCTCTGGTGCAACGGAATGGAAGTGCTCACACCCTCAACGATGAACATTTCCAGGGCCCGCTCCATCCGGCGAACGGCTTCCGGGCGGCTGGGAGCGTGCACCACCAGCTTGGCGATCAGGGAGTCGTAGTAGGGAGGAACCTGACACTCGGAATAGACGGCCGTGTCCACCCGCACCCCAGTGCCTCCCGGCACGTGGAAGACGGTGATCCTCCCAGGCGAGGGCCTGAAGGTCTCGGGGTCCTCGGCATTGATCCGGCATTCGATGCTGTGGCCCCGAAGCCTGGGCGGCTCCTCCAGCTCCAGGGGTTCCCCGGAGGCCATCCGGATCTGCAACTTGACCAGGTCGACGCCGGCGACCATCTCGGTGACGGGGTGCTCCACTTGAATCCGGGTGTTCATTTCCATGAAATAGAAGTTCCGATCCTCGTCCACCAGGAACTCCACCGTTCCGGCGCCGGAGTATCCCACCTCGGCCAGCGCTTCTTCCACCTGCCCGCCGATCCGTTCCCGAGTTTCCTCGTCCACGATCACGGAAGGCGATTCCTCGATCAGCTTCTGGTGCCGCCTCTGGATGGAACACTCACGCTCCCCGAAGTGAACCACCTTGCCGTGCTGGTCGCCCATCACCTGGAACTCGATGTGGCGTGGCTTTTCCAGGTACTTTTCCAGGTAGAGATCGGGCACCCCAAAGGCCAGTCGGGCCTCGTTCTCGGCGGTGGAAAAAGCGGACGACAGCTCGCCGGGGCTGCGCACGATTCTCATGCCGCGACCCCCTCCCCCGGCCGCGGCCTTGACGATGACGGGATAGCCGATGCCGGAGGCAACCTCCAGCGCCTGATCCAGGGATTCCAGGGCCCCCTGGCTCCCCGGAAGCACCGCCAGCCCTGACTGGACCATGCGTGCCCGGGCCCTGGCCTTGTCGCCCATCAGCCGAATCACCTGGGGCGAGGGTCCGATGAAGCGGACGTTGCAGGCTTCGCAGACCTCGGCGAAGTAGGCGTTCTCGGCAAGGTAGCCGTAGCCCGGGTGAACGGCGTCCACGTCGGTGACCTCGGCCGCGCTGATGACGCTGGGAACGTTGAGGTAACTCTCGGAGCTGCGGGCCGGACCCACGCAGACGGCTTCGTCGGCGAAGCGGACGTGCAGCGAGTCCCTGTCAGCCTCCGAAAAGACGGCAACCGTCCGGATACCCAACTCTCGGCAGGCGCAGATCACGCGCAATGCGATCTCGCCACGGTTGGCCACCAGGACTTTCTTGAACATGAAGACTTCCGCCGTTCTCAGGCGGGTTCGACCCGCCTTTTTGAAGTTTTGGGAGGGGCTCAGGCTGGAGGGGGGACCGGAGGAGATCCGGTACGGTCCCTGGAGAGGCCTCCGGCCCGGCCGCCGCCACCCGGTCCGGACCGCAGATCATCCGGTTCGGCGAATCCCGAAAAGCGCCTGATTGTACTCCACGGGCTCGCCGTTGTTCACGTAGATCTCCGCAATTTCCCCGTCGGCATCCGAGG is a genomic window containing:
- the accC gene encoding acetyl-CoA carboxylase biotin carboxylase subunit, translated to MFKKVLVANRGEIALRVICACRELGIRTVAVFSEADRDSLHVRFADEAVCVGPARSSESYLNVPSVISAAEVTDVDAVHPGYGYLAENAYFAEVCEACNVRFIGPSPQVIRLMGDKARARARMVQSGLAVLPGSQGALESLDQALEVASGIGYPVIVKAAAGGGGRGMRIVRSPGELSSAFSTAENEARLAFGVPDLYLEKYLEKPRHIEFQVMGDQHGKVVHFGERECSIQRRHQKLIEESPSVIVDEETRERIGGQVEEALAEVGYSGAGTVEFLVDEDRNFYFMEMNTRIQVEHPVTEMVAGVDLVKLQIRMASGEPLELEEPPRLRGHSIECRINAEDPETFRPSPGRITVFHVPGGTGVRVDTAVYSECQVPPYYDSLIAKLVVHAPSRPEAVRRMERALEMFIVEGVSTSIPLHQRIMKEPDFLAGRLDTGFMERYA
- a CDS encoding FAD-binding oxidoreductase translates to MHRTADAVVIGAGVNGASTAYNLVKAGLRKVVLLEKGLIASGGTGRSAAIIRQHYSHPDLVRLVKRSVEIFHSFDDEIGGSPGFVNCGWAFLVPEYVSEGFSRNLEMQRSMGIDTREIDKRQLLEMEPRIDLSDVHRIAWEPGAGYADPHATTAAYAGRFRDRGGQLLPLTPVEGLRVESRKIAGVRTAQGEISTEVVVNAAGPWADRVAAWAGVQAPIQVTREEEILMETSEVGGPPRLVFSDMAKAIYYRPHGSSRTLVGRGFPKEYQQVDPDGYERSADADFVRETHDRFLQRFPSFDGALAIEAYTGLYDVTPDWNPILGRVEGVEGFYMCAGFSGHGFKIAPGVGELMAEEIVDGEARSADISRFSLSRFQRGDLIGGAYGGNRA
- the thiE gene encoding thiamine phosphate synthase: MPSQGTKLFPLYPIIDLAVLQRPLEPVLDGLAGAGVRWVQLRGKHLSSGDLFRECRRLVSLARPLGLKVIVNDRTDLALVSGADGVHVGQEDLPAAEARRILGEQAIIGLSTHGLDQARQAQEIPVDYVAIGPVFPTRTKENPDPVVDRQELRAIREQVAKPLVAIGGITLENVRPLFESGVDSVAVIRDLLLADDVRQRAAGYRDLARQAESRTL